In one window of Bradyrhizobium sp. AZCC 1721 DNA:
- a CDS encoding branched-chain amino acid ABC transporter permease, which translates to MNTQLLIQLLVNGLVVGTLYGVVAMSFVLIYKATQVVNFAQGELLLVGAWVCWWLLTKYQVPFYLGMPITLVFMFLFGIAIQIVILRPMIGEPIISVIMVTIALSTVFSALMKWMFGVNLQPFPRIFETQNVNILGLQVQTVYLMSLAVSVAMMVGMAWFFRLSKYGLAMRATAFNQQVAQSLGISVKSVFAMAWAISATVSAVAGVVVAVVNGVSAGLSAYGVKVFPAAILGGLDSVGGAVLGGIIIGLLENVAHFLDSEYLHWGNLYEIAPFYALIIILMIKPYGLFGTKDIERV; encoded by the coding sequence ATGAACACCCAGCTTCTGATCCAGCTTCTCGTCAACGGCCTCGTGGTCGGCACGCTCTATGGCGTGGTCGCGATGTCGTTCGTGCTGATCTACAAGGCGACGCAGGTTGTGAACTTCGCGCAGGGCGAGCTGCTGCTGGTGGGCGCCTGGGTGTGCTGGTGGCTGCTGACCAAATATCAGGTGCCGTTCTACCTGGGCATGCCGATCACGCTGGTGTTCATGTTCCTGTTCGGCATCGCGATCCAGATCGTCATCCTGCGCCCCATGATCGGCGAGCCGATCATTTCCGTGATCATGGTGACGATCGCGCTCTCGACCGTGTTTTCGGCACTGATGAAATGGATGTTCGGCGTCAATCTGCAGCCGTTTCCGCGCATCTTCGAGACCCAGAACGTCAACATCCTCGGACTGCAGGTGCAAACCGTCTATCTGATGAGCCTTGCAGTCTCGGTGGCAATGATGGTGGGCATGGCGTGGTTCTTCCGTCTCTCCAAATATGGTCTGGCGATGCGCGCCACCGCGTTCAACCAGCAGGTGGCGCAGTCGCTCGGCATTTCCGTCAAAAGCGTATTCGCGATGGCCTGGGCGATCTCGGCGACCGTCTCCGCCGTCGCAGGCGTGGTGGTGGCCGTCGTCAATGGCGTCTCGGCAGGCCTCTCCGCCTATGGCGTCAAGGTGTTTCCGGCGGCGATCCTCGGCGGCCTCGACAGCGTTGGCGGCGCCGTGCTCGGCGGCATCATCATCGGTCTGCTGGAGAACGTCGCGCACTTTCTCGACAGCGAATATCTGCACTGGGGCAATCTCTACGAGATCGCGCCGTTCTATGCGCTCATCATCATCCTCATGATCAAGCCGTACGGCCTGTTCGGCACCAAAGACATCGAGCGGGTGTAA
- the fcl gene encoding GDP-L-fucose synthase — translation MASLPFELKGKTVYVAGHRGMVGAALVRRLAREDVELLTTPRNEVDLRNQAAVNAWFAANRPQVVFLAAAKVGGIVANNTLRAEFLYDNLAIASNVIHAAHVHGAEKLMFLGSSCIYPKLAPQPLREDSMLTGPLEPTNEPYAIAKIAGIKMVEAYRSQYGADFINVMPTNLYGRGDNYHPEYSHVVAALIRRFHEAKVAGADEVVVWGTGTPRREFLYVDDLADACIHLMKTYSDRELVNIGTGEDITIAEFARVVASTVGYTGAIGFDASRPDGTPRKLLDVSRLAKLGWRASTKLEDGIRLAYQAYLSEHAVTQK, via the coding sequence ATGGCAAGCCTGCCGTTTGAGCTGAAGGGCAAGACCGTCTATGTCGCCGGCCACCGCGGCATGGTCGGCGCCGCGCTGGTGCGCCGGCTGGCGCGGGAAGACGTCGAACTGCTGACGACGCCGCGCAATGAGGTCGATCTGCGCAATCAGGCCGCGGTCAATGCGTGGTTTGCCGCCAACCGGCCCCAGGTGGTGTTTCTGGCGGCCGCCAAGGTCGGCGGCATCGTCGCCAACAACACGCTGCGCGCCGAATTCCTCTACGACAATCTGGCGATTGCTTCGAACGTGATCCATGCCGCGCATGTCCATGGCGCCGAGAAGCTGATGTTCCTCGGCTCCTCCTGCATCTACCCCAAGCTGGCGCCGCAGCCGCTGCGCGAGGATTCGATGCTGACGGGGCCGCTGGAGCCGACCAACGAGCCCTATGCGATTGCCAAGATCGCCGGGATCAAGATGGTGGAGGCCTATCGCAGCCAGTACGGCGCCGACTTCATCAACGTGATGCCGACCAACCTTTATGGGCGCGGCGACAATTATCATCCCGAATACAGCCATGTCGTCGCCGCCCTGATCCGCCGCTTCCACGAAGCCAAGGTTGCCGGCGCTGACGAAGTCGTGGTCTGGGGCACCGGGACGCCGCGGCGCGAATTCCTCTATGTCGACGATCTGGCGGATGCCTGCATCCACCTGATGAAGACCTATTCGGATCGCGAGCTGGTCAATATCGGCACCGGCGAGGACATCACGATCGCCGAATTCGCCCGCGTGGTCGCTTCGACCGTCGGCTATACCGGGGCGATCGGTTTTGATGCCTCGCGCCCGGACGGCACCCCGCGCAAGCTGCTCGACGTCAGCCGCCTGGCAAAACTCGGCTGGCGCGCCAGCACGAAGCTCGAGGACGGCATCCGGCTTGCCTATCAGGCCTATCTCAGCGAGCACGCAGTGACGCAGAAATAG
- a CDS encoding ABC transporter ATP-binding protein translates to MAHTLEVRGVSLRFGGVRALTEVSFGVNEGELFSIIGPNGAGKTSIVNCISGRYKPTEGRLFYRGKDITGLNPNARPQLGIGRTFQNLALFHHMSVLDNIMVGRHHLLKNNFITGSLYWLTGARREELEHRRKVEEIIDFLDLQSVRKATAGTLPYGLRKRVELARAMALEPQLILLDEPMAGMNFEEKEDMARYIVDLNEEFGMTVMMIEHDMGVVMDISHRVMVLDFGRKIAEGDPASVLADPHVKRAYLGEEDEVLVDPDDTPAPRESVA, encoded by the coding sequence GTGGCTCATACGTTGGAAGTGCGCGGCGTGTCGCTGCGCTTCGGTGGCGTCCGTGCACTGACCGAGGTCTCGTTCGGCGTGAACGAGGGCGAATTGTTCTCGATCATCGGCCCGAACGGCGCCGGCAAGACCTCCATCGTCAATTGCATTTCCGGCCGCTACAAGCCGACCGAAGGCCGGCTATTCTACCGCGGCAAGGATATCACCGGCCTCAATCCGAACGCGCGGCCACAGCTCGGCATCGGCCGCACTTTCCAGAACCTGGCGCTGTTCCACCACATGAGCGTGCTCGACAACATCATGGTCGGGCGGCACCACCTCTTGAAGAACAATTTTATCACGGGCTCGCTCTACTGGCTGACCGGCGCGCGGCGCGAGGAACTCGAGCACCGCCGCAAGGTGGAGGAGATCATCGATTTCCTTGACCTGCAGTCGGTGCGCAAGGCGACCGCCGGCACCCTGCCCTACGGCCTGCGCAAGCGCGTCGAGCTGGCCCGCGCGATGGCGCTGGAGCCGCAATTGATCCTGCTCGACGAGCCGATGGCCGGCATGAACTTCGAGGAAAAGGAGGACATGGCGCGCTACATCGTCGATCTCAACGAAGAGTTCGGCATGACCGTGATGATGATCGAGCACGACATGGGCGTGGTGATGGATATCTCCCACCGAGTCATGGTGCTGGATTTCGGCCGCAAGATCGCCGAAGGCGATCCCGCCTCTGTCCTCGCTGATCCGCATGTGAAACGTGCCTATCTCGGCGAAGAGGATGAGGTCCTCGTCGACCCCGACGACACGCCGGCGCCTCGGGAGAGCGTGGCATGA
- a CDS encoding long-chain fatty acid--CoA ligase, with amino-acid sequence MMDYAGRAALADTFPKLLRLNAREHGGEIALREKDLGLWRIFTWGDYQTRVHDFALGLVELGLGRGDVIGIIGDNRPDWVAAEIATHAIGAMSLGLYRDVLDEEAAYLLSYGEAKLVFAEDEEQVDKLLALADRAPNLKHIVYSDPRGMRKYDDPRLMEAGKLATMGRDRAAREPGLYDRLVDATRGEDVAILCTTSGTTANPKLAMLAAGRVLKHCATYLAFDPKGPDDEYVSVLPLPWIMEQVYALGKGLLCRMKVNFVEEPETMMHDFREIAPTFVLFAPRLWESIAADVRAGVMDSSPLKQKLFDIGMKTGLSALAQGKHSMFADQLLFRALRDRLGFTRLRSAATGGAALGPDTFKFFQAMGVPLRTLYGQTELLGAYTLHPAGKVDPDTTGVPMAADIEIRVDNPDVNGVGEIVVRHPNMFLGYYKNPEASAADIKDGWMHSGDAGYFNNDGQLVVIDRIKDLAETARGERFSPQYLENKLKFSPYIAETVVLGAGRDALAAMICIRYSIISKWAEKNRISFTTYTDLSSRPEVYALLRKEVEGVNATLPPAQRISRFLLLYKELDADDGELTRTRKVRRSVINEKYADIIDAIYAGKSDIPVDTVIRFQDGTTQRIRTTLRVVDLGGPAPLAEAAE; translated from the coding sequence ATGATGGATTACGCCGGGCGCGCCGCCCTAGCCGATACCTTTCCAAAGCTGCTGCGCCTCAACGCGAGGGAGCACGGCGGCGAGATTGCGCTGCGCGAAAAGGATCTCGGGCTGTGGCGCATCTTCACCTGGGGCGATTACCAGACCCGCGTGCACGATTTCGCGCTCGGCTTGGTCGAACTGGGTCTTGGGCGCGGCGACGTCATCGGCATCATCGGCGACAATCGTCCGGACTGGGTGGCCGCTGAAATCGCAACCCATGCCATCGGCGCCATGAGCCTGGGTCTTTATCGCGACGTGCTGGACGAGGAAGCGGCCTATCTGCTCAGCTACGGCGAGGCGAAACTGGTGTTCGCCGAGGACGAGGAGCAGGTCGACAAGCTGCTGGCGCTCGCCGATCGCGCGCCCAACCTCAAGCACATCGTCTATTCCGATCCACGCGGCATGCGGAAATACGACGATCCGCGCCTGATGGAAGCCGGGAAGCTGGCCACGATGGGGCGCGACCGCGCCGCGCGCGAGCCCGGGCTCTACGACCGGCTGGTGGATGCGACGCGCGGCGAAGACGTCGCGATCCTCTGCACCACCTCAGGCACCACGGCCAATCCCAAGCTGGCGATGCTGGCGGCTGGCCGCGTCCTGAAACACTGCGCGACGTATTTGGCCTTCGATCCGAAGGGGCCGGACGACGAATACGTCTCAGTGCTGCCGCTGCCCTGGATCATGGAACAGGTCTACGCGCTCGGCAAAGGGCTGCTGTGCCGGATGAAGGTCAACTTCGTCGAAGAGCCCGAGACCATGATGCACGATTTCCGCGAGATCGCGCCGACTTTCGTGCTGTTCGCACCGCGGCTCTGGGAATCGATTGCCGCCGATGTCCGCGCCGGCGTGATGGATTCCTCGCCGTTGAAGCAAAAGCTGTTCGACATCGGAATGAAGACAGGGCTCTCGGCGCTCGCGCAGGGCAAGCATTCGATGTTCGCCGATCAGCTCCTGTTCCGCGCGCTGCGCGACCGCCTGGGCTTCACGCGGCTGCGCTCGGCGGCAACCGGCGGCGCCGCGCTCGGGCCCGACACCTTCAAGTTCTTCCAGGCCATGGGCGTGCCGCTGCGCACGCTCTATGGCCAGACCGAATTGCTGGGCGCCTACACGCTGCATCCGGCCGGCAAGGTCGATCCGGATACGACCGGCGTGCCAATGGCCGCAGACATCGAGATCCGCGTCGACAACCCCGACGTCAACGGCGTCGGCGAGATCGTCGTGCGCCACCCCAATATGTTCCTCGGCTACTACAAGAATCCGGAAGCCTCGGCCGCCGACATCAAGGACGGCTGGATGCATTCTGGTGACGCCGGCTATTTCAACAATGATGGCCAACTCGTCGTCATCGACCGCATCAAGGATCTCGCCGAGACCGCGCGCGGTGAGCGCTTCTCGCCGCAATATCTGGAAAACAAGCTAAAATTCTCGCCCTACATCGCCGAGACAGTGGTGCTCGGCGCCGGCCGCGACGCGCTGGCGGCGATGATCTGTATTCGTTATTCGATCATCTCGAAATGGGCGGAGAAGAACCGCATCTCGTTCACGACCTATACCGACCTCTCCTCGCGCCCCGAGGTTTATGCGCTGTTGCGCAAGGAGGTGGAAGGCGTCAACGCCACGCTGCCGCCGGCGCAGCGTATTTCCCGCTTCCTGTTGCTCTACAAGGAGCTCGACGCCGACGACGGCGAATTGACCCGTACCCGCAAGGTCCGCCGCAGCGTCATCAACGAGAAATACGCCGATATCATCGACGCGATCTACGCCGGCAAGAGCGACATTCCCGTCGATACCGTGATCCGCTTCCAGGACGGCACCACCCAGCGCATCCGCACCACGCTGCGGGTCGTCGATCTCGGCGGGCCTGCGCCGCTGGCGGAGGCCGCGGAATGA
- a CDS encoding branched-chain amino acid ABC transporter permease — MAGQTLIPAGDFRTSYAADTTVFPTTTSRNAMIAGIALICFAPHVVNEYILSLLIQIGIFGIAALGLNIVVGFTGQISIGHAAFFGFGAFTSAYLSNRFGIPVFFCIPLAGVVTAAVGLVFGLPAARLKGLYLAIATLAAQYILLDFFARAEWFTGGSVPASAEPFSIFGYMLRGDKQYFYVVLAYVVVCYLLVTNLIRSRDGRALVAVRDHYLSAEIMGINLTKYRTLSFGLAAFFAGVGGALYAHYNQVVSNEGFGIDRSIIFLAMIIIGGLGSIMGTLMGTAFMVLLPESMEWLSVALRDSPIDQFLGLKNNIAFLREMAIGLIIIIFLVFEPDGLAHRWRQIKAYWKLYPFSH, encoded by the coding sequence ATGGCAGGCCAAACCCTCATTCCCGCCGGCGATTTCCGCACCAGCTATGCGGCGGATACCACCGTGTTTCCGACCACGACCAGCCGCAACGCCATGATCGCCGGCATCGCGCTGATTTGCTTTGCGCCACACGTCGTCAACGAATACATCCTTAGCCTGCTGATCCAGATCGGCATATTCGGCATCGCCGCGCTCGGGCTCAACATCGTCGTCGGCTTCACCGGCCAGATCTCGATCGGTCATGCTGCCTTCTTCGGTTTCGGGGCCTTTACCTCGGCCTATCTCTCGAACCGGTTCGGCATTCCCGTCTTCTTCTGCATTCCGCTCGCCGGCGTCGTGACGGCCGCGGTCGGTCTGGTCTTCGGCCTGCCCGCGGCGCGACTGAAAGGGCTTTATCTCGCGATCGCGACGCTGGCGGCGCAATACATCCTGCTCGACTTCTTTGCCCGTGCCGAGTGGTTCACCGGCGGCAGCGTTCCCGCCAGCGCCGAACCCTTCTCGATCTTCGGATACATGCTGCGCGGCGATAAGCAATATTTTTACGTCGTGCTGGCCTATGTCGTCGTCTGTTATCTGCTGGTCACCAACCTGATCCGTTCGCGCGACGGACGCGCGCTGGTCGCCGTGCGCGACCATTATCTGTCCGCCGAGATCATGGGCATCAACCTGACCAAGTACCGGACGCTGTCGTTCGGCCTCGCCGCCTTCTTTGCCGGCGTCGGCGGCGCGCTCTATGCGCATTACAATCAGGTGGTCTCCAACGAAGGCTTTGGCATCGATCGCTCGATCATCTTCCTCGCCATGATCATCATCGGCGGGCTCGGTTCGATCATGGGCACGCTGATGGGCACCGCCTTCATGGTGCTGCTGCCGGAATCGATGGAATGGCTCAGCGTCGCGCTCCGCGACAGCCCGATCGATCAATTTCTGGGACTAAAGAACAATATCGCTTTCTTGCGCGAGATGGCCATCGGCCTGATCATCATCATCTTTCTGGTGTTCGAGCCGGATGGACTTGCGCATCGATGGCGGCAGATCAAGGCATACTGGAAACTCTACCCGTTCTCGCATTGA
- a CDS encoding Crp/Fnr family transcriptional regulator: MIAADNLKRIAAWSRELNEREIEVARAGIVEKSYRANEHIFMRGDPFDYWTGIVTGLARMSTVSSGGKAATFAGLTAGAWFGEGSVLKGEPRRYDVVALRDTRLALMDRSTFFWLFENSVAFNRFLVRQLNERLGQFIGAVEHGRTLDATSRVARSIASLFNPILYPDMTRHLEITQEEIGALSGISRQNANQCLKRLEKEGLLRLEYGGVTIIELERLRHHGD; the protein is encoded by the coding sequence ATGATTGCTGCGGATAACCTCAAACGCATCGCGGCCTGGTCGCGTGAACTGAACGAGCGGGAAATCGAGGTCGCCCGTGCCGGCATCGTCGAGAAATCCTATCGCGCCAACGAGCATATCTTCATGCGCGGCGATCCCTTCGACTACTGGACCGGCATCGTCACAGGTCTTGCCCGGATGAGTACCGTGTCGAGCGGGGGCAAGGCCGCGACCTTCGCAGGCCTCACGGCCGGTGCCTGGTTCGGCGAAGGCTCGGTGCTGAAGGGCGAGCCGCGCCGTTACGACGTGGTGGCATTGCGCGACACCAGGCTGGCGCTGATGGACCGCAGCACCTTCTTCTGGCTGTTCGAGAACAGCGTCGCGTTCAACCGCTTTCTGGTCCGACAGCTCAACGAGCGGCTCGGCCAGTTCATCGGAGCGGTGGAACATGGCCGCACGCTCGATGCAACCAGCCGCGTCGCACGTTCCATCGCCTCGCTGTTCAACCCGATTCTCTATCCGGACATGACGCGCCACCTGGAGATCACGCAGGAGGAAATCGGAGCGCTCTCCGGTATTTCGCGGCAAAACGCCAACCAGTGCCTGAAGCGGCTCGAGAAGGAGGGCTTGCTGCGGCTCGAATATGGCGGCGTCACCATCATCGAACTCGAACGCTTGCGCCATCATGGCGATTAG
- a CDS encoding fumarylacetoacetate hydrolase family protein: MTAASYVISAAPQPTLPVVGETGSYPVRRIWCVGRNYLEHIREMGNDERAPPFFFAKHADMLVPDGATIPYPPLTKDLHHEVELIVAMKSGGLNIPADKALDHVYGYAVGIDLTRRDLQIASRKKERPWEVGKSFDYSAPCSAIQPASKIGHPAKGKIWLTVNGKETQKGDLTELIWSVPEIIWQLSQQVKLAAGDIIMTGTPAGVSQLNPGDKIECGVDGVGTLKVNIGKPE, translated from the coding sequence ATGACCGCAGCCTCCTACGTCATATCAGCAGCCCCGCAGCCCACGCTTCCCGTCGTCGGCGAGACCGGCTCCTATCCGGTTCGCCGCATCTGGTGCGTCGGGCGCAACTATCTCGAGCACATCAGAGAGATGGGCAATGACGAGCGTGCGCCGCCGTTCTTCTTCGCCAAGCACGCCGACATGCTGGTGCCCGACGGCGCCACGATTCCCTATCCGCCGCTGACCAAGGACCTGCATCACGAAGTCGAACTGATCGTCGCGATGAAGAGCGGCGGCCTCAACATCCCGGCCGACAAGGCGCTCGATCATGTCTACGGCTACGCCGTCGGTATCGACCTAACCCGCCGCGACCTGCAGATCGCCTCGCGCAAGAAGGAGCGGCCGTGGGAAGTCGGAAAGTCCTTCGACTATTCCGCGCCCTGCTCCGCTATCCAGCCCGCATCCAAGATCGGCCATCCTGCCAAGGGCAAGATCTGGCTGACGGTCAACGGCAAGGAAACGCAGAAGGGCGACCTCACCGAACTGATCTGGAGCGTACCCGAAATCATCTGGCAGCTCTCGCAGCAGGTGAAACTCGCCGCCGGCGACATTATCATGACCGGCACGCCGGCCGGAGTCTCGCAGCTCAATCCCGGCGACAAGATCGAGTGCGGCGTCGACGGCGTCGGCACGCTGAAGGTGAATATAGGCAAGCCGGAATAG
- the gmd gene encoding GDP-mannose 4,6-dehydratase, whose translation MAAQDLKRRVALITGVTGQDGAYLAEYLLGLGYEVHGIKRRSSSFNTARIDHLYQDPHSRKVPFLLHYGDMTDSTNLIRLMQQIRPTEIYNLAAQSHVGVSFESPEYTANADAIGVLRLLEAIRILGMEKETRFYQASTSELYGLVQEVPQKETTPFYPRSPYGVAKLYGYWITVNYREAYGMFASNGILFNHESPIRGETFVTRKITRSVARIEAGLDEALYLGNLEAKRDWGHARDYIEGMHKILQADAPDDFVLATGETRSVREFVELAFAEVGRRIEWRGQGVDEAGVDTKSGKTVVRIDPVYFRPTEVDLLVGDASKAREKLGWKPKTSFAQMVKEMVANDLADARREVANGKPAV comes from the coding sequence ATGGCGGCTCAGGATTTAAAGCGGCGCGTGGCGCTGATCACCGGCGTCACCGGTCAGGACGGTGCCTACTTGGCCGAATATCTGCTCGGCCTCGGCTATGAGGTCCACGGCATCAAGCGGCGGTCGTCCTCGTTCAACACCGCGCGGATCGACCACCTCTACCAGGACCCGCATTCCCGCAAGGTGCCGTTCCTGCTGCACTACGGCGACATGACCGACTCCACCAACCTGATCCGGCTGATGCAGCAGATCAGGCCGACCGAGATCTACAACCTCGCCGCCCAGAGCCATGTCGGCGTCAGCTTCGAAAGCCCGGAATACACCGCCAACGCCGACGCCATCGGCGTGCTGCGGCTGCTGGAGGCGATCCGCATCCTCGGCATGGAGAAGGAGACGCGGTTCTATCAGGCCTCGACCTCGGAGCTCTACGGCCTGGTCCAGGAGGTGCCGCAGAAGGAGACCACGCCGTTCTACCCGCGCTCGCCTTACGGCGTCGCCAAGCTGTACGGCTACTGGATCACGGTCAATTACCGCGAGGCCTACGGCATGTTTGCCTCGAACGGCATCCTGTTCAACCACGAGAGCCCGATCCGCGGCGAGACGTTCGTCACCCGCAAGATCACCCGCAGCGTCGCCCGCATCGAGGCCGGCCTCGACGAGGCGCTCTATCTCGGCAACCTCGAGGCCAAGCGCGACTGGGGCCATGCACGGGACTATATCGAGGGCATGCACAAGATCCTGCAGGCGGATGCGCCCGACGATTTCGTGCTGGCGACCGGCGAGACCCGTTCGGTGCGTGAATTCGTCGAACTGGCGTTCGCCGAGGTCGGCCGCCGCATCGAGTGGCGCGGCCAGGGCGTCGACGAGGCCGGCGTCGACACCAAATCCGGCAAGACCGTGGTCCGCATCGATCCGGTCTATTTCCGGCCGACCGAAGTCGATCTTCTGGTCGGCGATGCCAGCAAGGCGCGCGAGAAACTCGGCTGGAAGCCCAAGACGTCGTTCGCCCAGATGGTCAAGGAGATGGTCGCGAACGATCTCGCAGACGCGCGGCGGGAGGTCGCCAATGGCAAGCCTGCCGTTTGA